The Natranaerobius trueperi genomic sequence GTTCAGGCTCTTTTACAGAAGCATCAGCTTCTTTTTCAGTTTCGTTAAAAAGCTGCATCTGATCTGGAGTTACTTCACTAGAGCTTCCAAATTGTTTATGTCGGTTAAGCTGGTAGTGTTCTTTGAGCAGTTTATTCTCTTGCTCTAACCTGACATTTTCTCGCTCTAATGCACTGCATCTATCTTGTAATTGTTGGATTGCTTTCTCTTGATTTGTCATACTAATTTAATTCGACTTTTTGTACTAAAAACCTTTGAAATCAGTGATTTTTACAAAATTTTATTCTTAGTTACTTGGTTATGAGCCTCTCGTTGATCTAAAGCTAACCCGTCGAGTAACCAGCGTAGTTGACGGTAGCTTATGCTTACTGTCTGTGTAGTTGTATCATCGGGCCACTGGAATTTACCTTCTTCTAATCTATGGTAGTACAGCCAAAAGCCCGATGAGTCCCAGTAGAGTATTTTAATCTTGTCTTTTTTGCGATTACAGAAAGCGAACAGGCATGGAGAGAATGGATCTAATTCAAAGCTCTGTTGTACTAACACTGCCAAACCATCTATTGACTTTCTCAAATCAGTTTTACCAACTGCCAGGTAGACTCTTTCTACACTGGTTTCTGTTAGCATAGTTCCGAAAGAGTCCTGACTAAATCTTTTAGTAATTGTTTATCAAAATCAGATCCTACTTCTATGGAAGCCTGACCAACTTTTACTGTCATCTGGGAAGTGTCTTTTTTTTCTACCTGGCTGGCATCATCAACTTTCAGCGGAAGCCACTGAGTATCAGATGTATTATTGTGATTATTTAAATCTTCATCTTTGTATTTTCTGAGCCAGTAACGCAGTTTAGTGATGCTTAAATTGTGTGTATTGCACCATTCTCTAGTGGTCATGCCGCTAGATCTGAACTCGGCTATGTGCTGTTTCCAGCTTTCTCTTCGCCTTTCATATTTGTTTTTAGGTTGTGACATGAAAATTCCCCCTAC encodes the following:
- the tnpB gene encoding IS66 family insertion sequence element accessory protein TnpB (TnpB, as the term is used for proteins encoded by IS66 family insertion elements, is considered an accessory protein, since TnpC, encoded by a neighboring gene, is a DDE family transposase.); the protein is MLTETSVERVYLAVGKTDLRKSIDGLAVLVQQSFELDPFSPCLFAFCNRKKDKIKILYWDSSGFWLYYHRLEEGKFQWPDDTTTQTVSISYRQLRWLLDGLALDQREAHNQVTKNKIL
- the tnpA gene encoding IS66 family insertion sequence element accessory protein TnpA, with protein sequence MSQPKNKYERRRESWKQHIAEFRSSGMTTREWCNTHNLSITKLRYWLRKYKDEDLNNHNNTSDTQWLPLKVDDASQVEKKDTSQMTVKVGQASIEVGSDFDKQLLKDLVRTLSELC